GTAGTAGGGTGATTTCGACAGAAGTCACCCCCGTAACGCACACTTAACCAAGGAGCCGGTCATGACAAGTGCGGTAAAATCCCCGATAAAAAAGAAACCCTCGATGCGTTCCCCCTTGGCGGCATCGCCACAAGCTATTGAGCTGCCGGACGGCATGCTGGATCGTATTTCGCGAAAGGCCTATGAATTATGGCAAGAACGAGGGTACCGAGACGGGCAGGATCTCGAGGACTGGCTTGATGCCGAGGCTATCGTGATGGAAGAAATCCATGAAGCTCGCGAATGAAGCAACAGCCGGCCTTTGGGTACCTCTTGTCCCGTCGCTCGATGCGCTGCTCACCCGATTGGAATCCCTTTCGTTGGAACCGAGGATGGTTGCCCAGCGGCAGATCGCAGTGGGATTCGCCCTCCAGCCCTATCTTGAGAGGGGCGGGGGCGCGCTTTTGTCCCCCCTGCCGGAGGAAACGGAGTTAGCCAATCTCATACTCTACGCCGACTTCTACCCGCAGGATGGACAACTGACGTTGATCGAGCAGTTGCGCGACATCATCACAGAGCATATTCCGCAAGAAGAGCGTGAGTGGCTGGACCCGCTGAAACATTCCTATCTCGATCTG
This portion of the Nitrospirota bacterium genome encodes:
- a CDS encoding DUF2934 domain-containing protein, whose protein sequence is MTSAVKSPIKKKPSMRSPLAASPQAIELPDGMLDRISRKAYELWQERGYRDGQDLEDWLDAEAIVMEEIHEARE